AGCTGCCGACCCCCGAGGAATACTTCGCCGTCTACAACGAGAAGGTGGCGCCCAAGGCCGACCAGATCTACCGTTACCTGCAGTTCGACGAGATGGAGGGTTACGGCAAGTCCGCCTGATTTGAGCCTGCTGATTTGTGAGCAATTCTGGGCCGCCTTTCGGGGCGGCCTTTTTTTGTGCCCGGAATCCTGGTCCCCGGGAAAAAACGGCTGCCGGAGCCACAACCAGCTGAAACTGAAAGGAAAAGGGTAAAGTTCCGGATGTGGATGGTCGATAGGTAGGGCAGAACCAGTATCCGGATGGGAGGATCATGGCCGATACCGCAACGAAAGAGAGAAAGCCGGCCAGGCAGACCCGATCGGAACAGGATGGCAAGGATCTGCAAGTCAGTCCTTTACCGTCGAGTGCCGATATCCTGGCCTCTTTTCTGATCAAGCACGGGCTTCTCACCCCCGGGCAGCTGCAGTATGCCCGCCGGGTGCAGGAAAAGCTGGCGACTCCGAAGACCCTGTTGCAGGTCCTCTATGATCTTGAATTCCTGAAGGAGAGTCAGCTGCGACAGGCGATGCAGCAGGACCGGGTCGGCATGCGGGTCGGCGACTTGCTGGTGGAACTCGGATATCTGCGGCCGCAGGACCTGCAGACGGCCCTGGCCCGACAGCGGGAGCTGAAAAACAGCAAAAAACTGGGCGAAATCCTGGTCGAGGACCATCTGATCGAGGAACACCGCTTCATCGAGGTTTTGGCCTACCAGATGGGCATCCCGGCGGTGGACCTTGACGCGGAGCAGCTTGACCGGACGCTCTTCTCCAAGGCTCCCGTCAACTATTATCAACGTCACAAGTTCGTTCCGGTCAAACAGGAAGAGGGGGCGGTTCTCATCGCCTTCGCCGATCCTTCCGACGAAGTGGATCTGCGGGCGGCCCGGGAGTTCTTCGGCAGCAATATTCGGGTCGGAATCGCCCCGGCGCGGGCCATCGACGAGTGGGTCGAGCGTTACCAGCGCGTGCGCTCGGCTTCGAAGGTTGCCTGCGATGAACGTACCATCGTCGGCCTGATCAACAAGCTCCTCGACGATGCCGTAGCCCACAATGCCAGCGACATCCACATCGAACCGATGAAGGACCGGTTGCGGATTCGCTTCCGCTGCGACGGGGTTCTGCTGCAATACCAGACGTTCAGTCTCGATCTCGCCGCCCCCATCGTCAGTCGTCTGAAGGTCTTGGCCAAGGCGGATATCGCCGAAAAGCGGCGGCACCAGGGTGGACGCATCCTCTACGAAAGTCCGACCACCGGTTCGACCCTTGATCTGCGGGTCTCCTTCTATGTGACCATTTACGGGGAAAAGGTGGTGCTGCGGCTGCTCAACCAGAAGGGGGAACTGCTCGAACTGAAGGATATCGGCATGGCGCCGAAGGTGCTGGAGCGCTTCCGCTTCGATGCCCTCGATTTGCCAAGCGGCGTACTGATCGTCACCGGGCCGACGGGGTCGGGCAAGACCACGACCCTGTATGGCTGTGTCAATTACCTGAACACCATTGAGACAAGCATTGTCACCGCCGAGGATCCGGTGGAGTACATTGTCGAAGGTATTTCCCAGTGCTCCATCAATCCGAAGATCGGCGTGACCTTCGAGGAGACTCTGCGCCACATCGTGCGTCAGGATCCGGATGTCATCGTTCTCGGGGAGATCCGGGATCACTTTTCGGCTGAAACCGCCATCCAGGCGGCTCTGACCGGACACAAGGTTCTGACGACTTTTCACACCGAGGACAGTATCGGCGGTCTGTTGCGCCTGATGAACATGGAGATAGAGGCTTTTCTCATCTCTTCAACGGTGGTGTGCGTTCTGGCCCAGCGTCTTTTGCGCAAGGTCTGTTCCGACTGCGCCGAACCGCAACAGCTCACCCCGGTCGAATTGCGCCGCCTCGGCTATAAGCCGGCCGATCTGGCCGGCGCCCGGTTCATGGCCGGGCGTGGTTGTCCGCGCTGCCGCTTCACCGGCCACCGCGGCAGGGTGGGGATCTTCGAGCTGTTGATCCTCAATGAGCAGGTCAAGGATGCCATTCTGCGGCGCAAGACCTCATACGAGATCCGCCGCATCAGTGTCGAGACCAGCGGTCTGGTCACCCTGTTCGAGGACGGCCTGGTCAAGGCGGCGCGCGGCCAGGTGTCGGTTCAGGATGTGTTGAGGCATTTGCCCAGGCTGGGCCGGCCGCGCAGCCTGCCGGAGCTGTACCGCATGCTGGGAGAGTGAACGATGAGCGATCAGTCCCTTCTTGCCATGGTGCAGCAGGCTCTCGAAGCCAAGGATCTGAAACTGCCGGTTTTCAACCGTACGGCCCTGGAGCTGCAGCGCGCCCTGCAAAAGGACGATTTCGACCTGGCAAAATGCGCCGCCCTGATCAGCCGTGATCAGGCCCTGGTCAGCGAGGTGCTCAAAGAGGCCAATTCGAGCTTTTACAGTGGTTTGAAAAAGGTCGTGACCATCCAGGACGCCATGGTGCGACTGGGGGCCAAGGAAGTTTTGCGGCTGACGGTCCAGATAACCCAACGCGGTCTCTACCGCAGCAAAATCAAGGGATTGCAGATTCTGATGGAGCGGCTCTGGAAACACGCTCTGGGGACGGCTCTCGGCGCCTTCTGGCTGGCTCGGCATGCCGGTTACCAGAATCTGATGCAGGAAGCCTTTCTTGGCGGCCTGATGCACGATATCGGACAGCTCTTTTTGCTCAAGGTGCTCGAGGATGTCAGGCGTGCCAATCCGCAGGTCAGCCTCTCAGAGGCCCTGGTCATGGAGGTGCTGGTGACCCTGCACGTGGAGCAGGGATATCGGCTGATGCAGCACTGGGGGTTGCCCGAGGAATACGCCGATATCGTTCGCTATCATCATCACGACGAGCCGCCTATCGATTCCCCCCTGCTCAGCCTGGTGATGCTGGCCAATCAGGCCTGCCGCAAGCTGGGTATTTCCCTGCGGCATGAGCCGGAGCTGATTCTGGCCACCACCCGTGAGGCACAGTTGCTCGGCATCAAGGAAACCACTCTGGCACAACTCGAAATCGCCCTTGAAGACAAGTTCTTCCCCAAGCAGCCGTCGGCCGTCGACTGATCCTGTTCAGTCTTCGTCCAGGAATCGTTTCAGCAGATCACCGTAACATTCGATCCGCCGGTCGCGCAAAAAGGGCCAGATACGGCGGACTTCCTCGCTGCGGCGCGGATCGATCTCCACCAGCAGATCGGCCTCTTCCGTTCCTCCGGATGCCAGAATTTCTCCCTGCGGACCACAGGCGAAACTGTTGCCCCAGAAATCGATGCCAGGGGTTGCTCCGGCAGGATCCTGCTCCTGACCGACCCGATTGACCGCCACCAGAGGCAGACCGTTGGCGACGGCGTGCCCGCGCTGCACCGTCAGCCAGGCCTGAAGCTGGCGTTCCTTTTCCCTGTCATCGTCCCGCGGATCCCAGCCGATGGCCGTCGGGTAGACGAGCAGGTCTGCGCCGCCCAGGGCCATCAACCGGGCGGCTTCCGGATACCACTGGTCCCAGCAGACCAGCACGCCGAGGTTGCCGATGGAGGTTCTGATGGGTCGAAAGCCGAGATCGCCGGGGGTGAAATAGAATTTTTCATAAAACCCGGGGTCGTCCGGAATATGCATCTTCCGGTAGCGGCCGGCCAGACGGCCGTCGCTGTCGATCACTACCGCCGTGTTGTGATAGAGGCCGGGGGCGCGGCGCTCGAACAGGGACAGCACCAGGACTACCTTCCGTTCGGCGGCGATGCGGGAGAAGAAGACGGTGCTCGGTCCGGGGATGGGTTCGGCCAGATCGAAGTTGACGACATCTTCCTGCTGGCAGAAGTAGGGGCCGTTGTGCAGTTCAGGAAGAACGACCAGCCCGGCACCCCGATCGGCGGCGCGATGGATGGCATCGGCGCATTTCTCTCTCGCCTCGGCCGGCGGCAGGTTGCATTCTTGCTGAATCAGGGCGGTCTTGACCGGTTTCATGGCAGAACTCCTTGTGGCAGCTGCATGGTCAGGCAGTGGATGGCTCCCCCCTGGGTGATCAGCGGCCGGGCGTCGATGCCGATGATCTCCCGGCCGGGGTAGGCCTCGGCGATAACTTCCAGGGCGCGTTCATCCGCCGGATCGTCGTAGAGAGGCACCAGCACCGCGTCATTGATGATCAGAAAATTGGCGTAGGAAGCCGGCAGTCTTCTGTTCCGGTCGTAAACGGCCCGGGGCCAGGGCAGGGGAAGGAGGCGGTAGGGGGCGCCGCTGCGGGTTCTCAGCCGCGCCAGCTCGCCGGCCATGGTCGC
This window of the Geothermobacter ehrlichii genome carries:
- a CDS encoding GspE/PulE family protein, yielding MADTATKERKPARQTRSEQDGKDLQVSPLPSSADILASFLIKHGLLTPGQLQYARRVQEKLATPKTLLQVLYDLEFLKESQLRQAMQQDRVGMRVGDLLVELGYLRPQDLQTALARQRELKNSKKLGEILVEDHLIEEHRFIEVLAYQMGIPAVDLDAEQLDRTLFSKAPVNYYQRHKFVPVKQEEGAVLIAFADPSDEVDLRAAREFFGSNIRVGIAPARAIDEWVERYQRVRSASKVACDERTIVGLINKLLDDAVAHNASDIHIEPMKDRLRIRFRCDGVLLQYQTFSLDLAAPIVSRLKVLAKADIAEKRRHQGGRILYESPTTGSTLDLRVSFYVTIYGEKVVLRLLNQKGELLELKDIGMAPKVLERFRFDALDLPSGVLIVTGPTGSGKTTTLYGCVNYLNTIETSIVTAEDPVEYIVEGISQCSINPKIGVTFEETLRHIVRQDPDVIVLGEIRDHFSAETAIQAALTGHKVLTTFHTEDSIGGLLRLMNMEIEAFLISSTVVCVLAQRLLRKVCSDCAEPQQLTPVELRRLGYKPADLAGARFMAGRGCPRCRFTGHRGRVGIFELLILNEQVKDAILRRKTSYEIRRISVETSGLVTLFEDGLVKAARGQVSVQDVLRHLPRLGRPRSLPELYRMLGE
- a CDS encoding HDOD domain-containing protein; translated protein: MSDQSLLAMVQQALEAKDLKLPVFNRTALELQRALQKDDFDLAKCAALISRDQALVSEVLKEANSSFYSGLKKVVTIQDAMVRLGAKEVLRLTVQITQRGLYRSKIKGLQILMERLWKHALGTALGAFWLARHAGYQNLMQEAFLGGLMHDIGQLFLLKVLEDVRRANPQVSLSEALVMEVLVTLHVEQGYRLMQHWGLPEEYADIVRYHHHDEPPIDSPLLSLVMLANQACRKLGISLRHEPELILATTREAQLLGIKETTLAQLEIALEDKFFPKQPSAVD
- a CDS encoding carbon-nitrogen hydrolase; this translates as MKPVKTALIQQECNLPPAEAREKCADAIHRAADRGAGLVVLPELHNGPYFCQQEDVVNFDLAEPIPGPSTVFFSRIAAERKVVLVLSLFERRAPGLYHNTAVVIDSDGRLAGRYRKMHIPDDPGFYEKFYFTPGDLGFRPIRTSIGNLGVLVCWDQWYPEAARLMALGGADLLVYPTAIGWDPRDDDREKERQLQAWLTVQRGHAVANGLPLVAVNRVGQEQDPAGATPGIDFWGNSFACGPQGEILASGGTEEADLLVEIDPRRSEEVRRIWPFLRDRRIECYGDLLKRFLDED